The proteins below are encoded in one region of Geomonas ferrireducens:
- a CDS encoding dihydrofolate reductase family protein: MKTQYYVASTLDGFIATETDSLDWLFPLGSLEASSYPTFITDVGALAMGSSTYEWILRNADSVAAETGSPWPYTQPTWIFTSRNLPVVQGADIRFFRGNVADVFGEIRAAAKEKNVWVVGGGDLAGQFYDAGLLDELIVQVGSVTLGKGKPLLPRRILSPVLSLTSVQQMGTGMVELRYQVAKERVFESNL, translated from the coding sequence GTGAAAACGCAGTACTATGTCGCATCAACGCTTGATGGCTTCATTGCGACTGAGACGGATTCGTTGGACTGGCTCTTTCCGCTTGGAAGCCTGGAAGCGTCCAGCTACCCGACGTTCATCACTGATGTCGGCGCATTGGCCATGGGGTCTTCCACTTATGAGTGGATCCTCCGAAATGCGGACTCTGTCGCTGCGGAGACCGGTTCCCCATGGCCATATACGCAACCAACGTGGATATTTACCAGCCGTAACCTTCCCGTGGTCCAGGGAGCCGACATCAGGTTCTTCAGAGGGAACGTAGCAGATGTGTTCGGCGAGATACGCGCAGCCGCGAAAGAGAAGAATGTTTGGGTCGTTGGCGGCGGCGACCTGGCTGGACAGTTCTACGACGCCGGACTGCTTGATGAACTCATCGTTCAGGTCGGCTCGGTGACCTTGGGCAAGGGGAAGCCGCTACTTCCGCGGCGCATCCTGAGCCCGGTGCTAAGCCTAACGTCAGTTCAGCAGATGGGTACCGGAATGGTTGAGCTTCGTTACCAGGTCGCAAAGGAGCGAGTTTTTGAAAGCAATCTTTGA